The Penaeus chinensis breed Huanghai No. 1 chromosome 39, ASM1920278v2, whole genome shotgun sequence genome has a segment encoding these proteins:
- the LOC125046724 gene encoding coiled-coil domain-containing protein 12-like, with protein MRNEEKIGTLEDTAQKRRERLLALKRKRQGDSEDKDDNEEEKDNEELPSSQVLFRNYKPRDEGLEEVALPAVEPAKVEELVKQQLNDGEKAKEEVQVEITNLAPKKITFDLKRGIQAQLDKLDRRTDKSIAELIRQRLKEGKQQDFLIAVNAGAQAQQKAGYDSDED; from the exons ATGAGGAACGAGGAGAAAATAGGAACTTTAGAGGACACGGCgcaaaagagacgagagaggttgCTTGCcctgaagaggaagaggcaaggagattctgaggataaggatgataatgaagaagaaaaggataatgaagaaTTGCCTTCCTCTCAGGTCTTGTTTAG AAATTACAAGCCAAGAGATGAAGGCTTAGAAGAGGTTGCCCTCCCAGCTGTAGAGCCAGCCAAGGTTGAAGAATTGGTAAAACAGCAATTGAATGATGGAGAGAAAGCCAAGGAGGAAGTGCAG GTGGAGATAACAAACCTGGCACCCAAGAAAATCACCTTCGACCTGAAGCGTGGTATTCAAGCTCAGTTGGACAAACTTGATCGGCGCACAGACAAATCTATTGCTGAACTCATTAGACAGAGACTGAAGGAGGGCAAACAACAAGACTTCCTCATTGCCGTGAATGCAGGTGCTCAAGCACAACAGAAGGCTGGATATGATTCTGATGAAGACTga